Proteins found in one Phalacrocorax carbo chromosome 14, bPhaCar2.1, whole genome shotgun sequence genomic segment:
- the KCNK15 gene encoding potassium channel subfamily K member 15 → MKRQNLRTAALILCIFSYLLVGAAVFDALESEAESGRKRLLEQKRGELRRKYRFSADDYRELERLVLQAEPHRAGRQWKFAGSFYFAITVITTIGYGHAAPGTDAGKVFCMFYAILGIPLTLVMFQSLGERMNTVVRLLLKKIKKCLGMRTTNVSMENMVLVGFLSCMGTLCIGAAAFSYFEGWTFFHAYYYCFITLTTIGFGDFVALQKNEALQKKPPYVAFSFMYILVGLTVIGAFLNLVVLRFLTMNSEDERRDAEERASLRRAQNNIHLKPKADSQSSNAIFLPVEDRTSQMNLIPLMQEDAERQRRQLANSAAAVPSFCTCLCYRPQLCGSPVPSHPETLSCHTNPVYYNSISYKIDEVSLSTRGQTGSSPGSTLSSNSTRCRQHPRLRRKSI, encoded by the exons ATGAAGCGGCAGAACCTGCGGACGGCCGCGCTCATCCTCTGCATCTTCTCCTACCTGCTGGTGGGCGCCGCCGTCTTCGATGCGCTGGAGTCGGAGGCGGAGAGCGGCCGCAAGCggctgctggagcagaagcGCGGGGAGCTGCGGAGGAAGTACCGCTTCTCCGCCGACGACTACCGGGAGCTGGAGCGGCTGGTGCTGCAGGCCGAGCCGCACCGCGCCGGGCGCCAGTGGAAGTTCGCCGGCTCCTTCTACTTCGCCATCACGGTTATCACCACCATCG gCTATGGGCACGCTGCCCCAGGCACAGACGCCGGCAAAGTTTTCTGCATGTTCTATGCCATCCTGGGAATCCCCCTGACACTGGTCATGTTCCAGAGCCTGGGGGAGCGCATGAACACTGTCGTGCGGCTACTGCTCAAGAAGATCAAGAAATGTCTGGGCATGAGGACAACCAACGTCTCCATGGAGAACATGGTCCTAGTCGGCTTTCTGTCCTGCATGGGGACCCTGTGCATCGGTGCAGCAGCCTTCTCTTATTTTGAGGGCTGGACTTTCTTTCATGCTTACTACTACTGCTTCATAACCTTGACCACTATTGGCTTTGGAGACTTTGTGGCTCTGCAGAAGAATGAGGCTTTGCAAAAGAAGCCCCCGTACGTGGCTTTCAGCTTCATGTACATCCTGGTAGGCCTGACCGTCATCGGTGCCTTCCTCAACCTGGTGGTGCTGCGGTTTCTGACAATGAACTCGGAGGATGAGCGGCGGGATGCCGAAGAGCGAGCCTCACTGAGGAGAGCCCAGAACAACATCCACCTCAAGCCGAAAGCGGACAGCCAGAGCAGCAATGCTATTTTTCTCCCCGTGGAGGACAGGACAAGCCAGATGAACCTCATCCCGCTGATGCAGGAGGATGCGGAGAGGCAGCGGCGCCAGTTGGCCAACTCGGCGGCTGCGGTGCCCTCCTTCTGCACGTGCCTGTGCTACAGACCTCAGCTGTGCGGCAGCCCGGTACCCTCCCACCCGGAGACCCTGAGCTGCCACACCAACCCCGTGTATTACAACTCCATTTCCTACAAAATCGACGAGGTGTCCCTGAGCACACGGGGTCAGACCGGCTCTTCCCCAGGGAGCACTTTATCATCCAACAGCACTCGCTGCCGGCAACACCCCCGGCTGCGGAGGAAATCCATCTAA